In the Streptomyces sp. WMMC940 genome, CGCGGGATCCAGACCAGCTCGGCGCCGGTCGCCGTGGCGGTGCGCGCGACCGCGCTCAGGGCGCCCGGTACTCCGGCCAGCCGCTCACCGACGACGATCACGGCGCCCTCGGCCCGCAGCGCCTCGGCGGCCGTGGCGCCGTCCCCCTCGAGCCCGGTGCCGGACGCGAGGGCGTCCAGCCACTCGGCCTCGGTGCCGGGGGCCGCCGGCAGCAGCACGCCCCCGGCCTTCGCGAGCCCGCGGGTGGCGTGCGTGGCGAGGGCGAACGTCCGCTGGCCGTGCTTGCGCGCGGCCTTGCGCAGCCGGAGGAAGACGCCTGGGGCCTCCTCCTCCGACTCGAGGCCCGCGAGCAGCACCGCCGGCGCCTTCTCCAGGGAGGTGTACGTGACGCCCTCGCCGTCCAGGTCCCGGCCGCGGCCGGCGACGCGGGCGGCCAGGAAGTCGGCCTCCTCCGAGGAGTGGACCCGGGCCCGGAAGTCGATGTCGTTGGTGCCGAGGGCGATCCGGGCGAACTTGGCGTACGCGTAGGCGTCCTCGACGGTCAGCCGGCCGCCGGTGAGCACCGCGGCCCGGCCGCGCGCCGCCGCGAGTCCGGTGGCCGCCGCCTCCAGCGCCTCCGGCCAGCTCGCGGTCTCCAGCTCACCGGTCTCCCTGTTGCGGACGAGCGGGGTGGTGAGCCGGTCGCGCTGCTGGGCGTAGCGGAAGGCGAACCGCCCCTTGTCGCAGATCCACTCCTCGTTGACCTCGGGGTCCTCGGCGGCGAGCCGCCGCATGACCTTTCCGCGCCGGTGGTCGGTGCGGGTCGCGCAGCCGCCCGCGCAGTGCTCGCAGACGGACGGCGACGAGACGAGGTCGAAGGGCCGGGAGCGGAACCGGTAGGCCGCCGAGGTCAGCGCGCCGACCGGGCAGATCTGGATGGTGTTCCCGGAGAAGTAGGACTCGAAGGGGTCGCCCTCGCCCGTGCCGACCTGCTGGAGCGCACCCCGCTCCAGGAGTTCGATCATCGGGTCGCCGGCGATCTGGTTGGAGAAGCGGGTGCAGCGCGCGCAGAGCACGCACCGCTCGCGGTCGAGCAGCACCTGGGTGGAGATGTTGACCGGCTTCTCGTACGTCCGCTTCCTGCCCTCGAAGCGGGACTCGGCCTGGCCGTGCGAGACGGCCTGGTTCTGCAGCGGGCACTCGCCGCCCTTGTCGCAGACCGGGCAGTCGAGCGGGTGGTTGATGAGCAGCAGCTCCATCACGCCCTTCTGCGCCTTCTCGGCGACGGGCGAGGTGAGCTGCGACCTGACGACCATGCCGTCGGTGCAGGTGATGGTGCAGGAGGCCATCGGCTTGCGCTGGCCCTCGACCTCGACGATGCACTGCCGGCAGGCGCCGGCCGGGTCGAGGAGCGGGTGGTCGCAGAACCGGGGGATCTCGATGCCGAGCTGCTCGGCGGCCCGGATGACCAGGGTGCCCTTCGGCACGGAGATCTCGACACCGTCGATGGTCAGCGTGACCAGGTCCTCCGGCGGGACCGCGGCGCTCCCGCCGCCGGCGTTCGCGGCGGACGTGGTGACGGTCATGCGTCCACCTCCAGGTTCGACACGGCCCAGGCCGTGGACTTCGCGGGGTCGAAGGGGCAGCCCCGGCCGGTGATGTGCTGCTCGTACTCGTCGCGGAAGTACTTCAGCGAGGAGAAGATCGGCGCCGCGGCGCCGTCACCGAGGGCGCAGAACGACTTGCCGTTGATGTTGTCGGCGATGTCGTTCAGCTTGTCGAGGTCCTCCGTCGAGCCCTTGCCCGCCTCGATGTCGCGCAGCAGCTGGACCAGCCAGTAGGTGCCCTCGCGGCAGGGCGTGCACTTGCCGCAGGACTCGTGGGCGTAGAACTCGGTCCAGCGGGTCACGGCCCGGACCACGCAGGTCGTCTCGTCGAAGCACTGGAGCGCCTTGGTGCCGAGCATGGAACCGGCGGCGCCCACGCCCTCGTAGTCCAGCGGCACGTCGAGGTGCTCGTCGGTGAACATCGGGGTGGAGGAGCCGCCGGGCGTCCAGAACTTCAGCCGGTGGCCCGGGCGCATGCCGCCGCCCATGTCGAGCAGCTGGCGCAGGGTGATCCCGAGCGGGGCCTCGTACTGGCCGGGACGGGCGACGTGGCCGCTCAGCGAGTACAGCGTGAAGCCGGGGGACTTCTCGCTGCCCATCGAACGGAACCATTCCTTGCCCTTGTTGAGGATCGCGGGAACGGAAGCGATGGACTCGACGTTGTTCACCACGGTGGGGCAGGCGTACAGACCGGCGACCGCGGGGAAGGGCGGTCGCAGCCGGGGCTGCCCGCGCCGGCCCTCCAGGGAGTCCAGCAGGGCGGTCTCCTCGCCGCAGATGTACGCGCCGGCGCCGGCGTGCACGGTGAGTTCGACGTCGAGTCCGCTGCCGAGGATGTTCTTGCCGAGGTATCCGGCGTCGTACGCCTCGCGGACGGCCTCGTGCAGCCTGCGCAGTACGGGGACGACCTCACCGCGCAGATAGACGAAGGCGTGGCCGGAGCGGATCGCGTAGCAGGCGATCACGATGCCCTCGATGAGGGAGTGGGGGTTGGCGAAGAGGAGCGGGATGTCCTTGCAGGTGCCCGGCTCCGACTCGTCGGCGTTGACGACGAGGTAGTGGGGCTTGCCGTCGCCCTGCGGGATGAACTGCCACTTCATCCCGGTGGGGAAGCCGGCGCCGCCGCGGCCGCGCAGCCCGGAGTCCTTCACGTACGCGATCAGGTCGTCGGGGGCCATGGCGAGGGCCTTGCGCAGTCCCTCGTAGCCCTCGTGCTCGCGGTAGGTCTCCAGGGTCCAGGACTCGGGCTGGTCCCAGAAGGCGGAAAGGACGGGCACGAGCAGCTTCTCGGGGCTGGTCCCGCCGCCGGCCTCCGGCCCGTACTCGGTGGACACGGTCATCACTCCCCCTCCTCGGAAACCGGGCCGGCCGGGTGGGCCGGGTCGGACGCCGACGTGTCCTGTGGTGCGTCGTGCGAGCTGAGGTGCTCGCCCGGGGGCTCGTCCTGCGGAGCGGCGACGCGCGGGTGGACGACCCGCGGCTGGGGGGCCTCGCCCTTGGCCAGCCGGAGGCCGACGAGGGAGGCGGGGCCGGCACCGCCGGTGGCCTCGACGGCTCCGGGGCGCTCGTCGGGGAAGCCGGCCAGGATGCGGGCGGTCTCCTTGAACGTGCACAGCGGGGCGCCGCGGGTGGGTTCGACGCTCCGTCCGGCCCTCAGGTCGTCGACGAGACGGCGGGCCGACTCGGGGGTCTGGTTGTCGAAGAACTCCCAGTTGACCATCACGACGGGAGCGAAGTCGCAGGCCGCGTTGCACTCGATGTGCTCGAGGGTGATCTTGCCGTCCTCGGTGGTCTCGCCGTTGCCGACGCCGAGGTGCTCCTTGAGGCCGTCGAAGATCGCGTCGCCGCCCATCACGGCGCAGAGGGTGTTGGTGCAGACGCCGACCTGGTAGTCGCCGGACGGCTTGCGGCGGTACATCGAGTAGAAGGTCGCGACCGCGGTGACCTCGGCCGTCGTGAGTTCCAGGACCTCCGCGCAGAACCGCATGCCGGTGCGGGTGACGTGGCCCTCCTCCGACTGCACGAGGTGCAGCAGCGGCAGCAGCGCGGACCGGCTGTCCGGGTAGCGGCCGATGATCTGCCGGGCGTCCGCCTCCAGCCTCGTACGCACCTCCGCCGGGTAGTCGGGGGCGGGGAGCTGGGGCATGCCGAGCGATACGTCTGTCACCGGTCGACGCCTCCCATCACGGGGTCGATGGACGCGACGGCGACGATCACGTCGGCGACCTGGCCGCCCTCGCACATCGCCGCCATGGCCTGCAGATTGGTGAAGGACGGGTCGCGGAAGTGGACCCGGTAGGGGCGGGTGCCGCCGTCCGAGACGACATGGACGCCGAGCTCGCCCTTGGGGGATTCGACGGCCGCGTACGCCTGCCCGGCGGGGACCCGGAAGCCCTCCGTCACCAGCTTGAAGTGGTGGATCAGGGCCTCCATGGAGGTGCCCATGATCTTCTTGATGTGGTCGAGGGAGTTGCCGAGGCCGTCCGGGCCGAGCGCGAGCTGCGCGGGCCAGGCGATCTTCTTGTCCTCGACCATCACCGGGCCGGGTGCGAGCCGGTCCAGGCACTGCTCGACG is a window encoding:
- the nuoF gene encoding NADH-quinone oxidoreductase subunit NuoF, whose protein sequence is MTVSTEYGPEAGGGTSPEKLLVPVLSAFWDQPESWTLETYREHEGYEGLRKALAMAPDDLIAYVKDSGLRGRGGAGFPTGMKWQFIPQGDGKPHYLVVNADESEPGTCKDIPLLFANPHSLIEGIVIACYAIRSGHAFVYLRGEVVPVLRRLHEAVREAYDAGYLGKNILGSGLDVELTVHAGAGAYICGEETALLDSLEGRRGQPRLRPPFPAVAGLYACPTVVNNVESIASVPAILNKGKEWFRSMGSEKSPGFTLYSLSGHVARPGQYEAPLGITLRQLLDMGGGMRPGHRLKFWTPGGSSTPMFTDEHLDVPLDYEGVGAAGSMLGTKALQCFDETTCVVRAVTRWTEFYAHESCGKCTPCREGTYWLVQLLRDIEAGKGSTEDLDKLNDIADNINGKSFCALGDGAAAPIFSSLKYFRDEYEQHITGRGCPFDPAKSTAWAVSNLEVDA
- the nuoE gene encoding NADH-quinone oxidoreductase subunit NuoE: MPQLPAPDYPAEVRTRLEADARQIIGRYPDSRSALLPLLHLVQSEEGHVTRTGMRFCAEVLELTTAEVTAVATFYSMYRRKPSGDYQVGVCTNTLCAVMGGDAIFDGLKEHLGVGNGETTEDGKITLEHIECNAACDFAPVVMVNWEFFDNQTPESARRLVDDLRAGRSVEPTRGAPLCTFKETARILAGFPDERPGAVEATGGAGPASLVGLRLAKGEAPQPRVVHPRVAAPQDEPPGEHLSSHDAPQDTSASDPAHPAGPVSEEGE
- a CDS encoding NADH-quinone oxidoreductase subunit G — protein: MTVTTSAANAGGGSAAVPPEDLVTLTIDGVEISVPKGTLVIRAAEQLGIEIPRFCDHPLLDPAGACRQCIVEVEGQRKPMASCTITCTDGMVVRSQLTSPVAEKAQKGVMELLLINHPLDCPVCDKGGECPLQNQAVSHGQAESRFEGRKRTYEKPVNISTQVLLDRERCVLCARCTRFSNQIAGDPMIELLERGALQQVGTGEGDPFESYFSGNTIQICPVGALTSAAYRFRSRPFDLVSSPSVCEHCAGGCATRTDHRRGKVMRRLAAEDPEVNEEWICDKGRFAFRYAQQRDRLTTPLVRNRETGELETASWPEALEAAATGLAAARGRAAVLTGGRLTVEDAYAYAKFARIALGTNDIDFRARVHSSEEADFLAARVAGRGRDLDGEGVTYTSLEKAPAVLLAGLESEEEAPGVFLRLRKAARKHGQRTFALATHATRGLAKAGGVLLPAAPGTEAEWLDALASGTGLEGDGATAAEALRAEGAVIVVGERLAGVPGALSAVARTATATGAELVWIPRRAGERGAIEAGALPSLLPGGRPATDPRAREETAAAWGVRELPHRYGRDTGQIVEAAANGELAALVVAGVEVADLPHPARAREALDAVGFLVSLELRPSEVTSRADVVLPVAAVAEKPGTFLNWEGRARLFEAALKPDQMTRPLPPADARVLHMLADALDVHLALPDLRSVRRELDRLGGWTGPRADQPTESARPLPRPGEGEAVLAGHRLLLDQGLLQEGDEALAGTRHAAVARLSAATAAETGVKDGDLLAVSGPSGSVQLPLQVTEMPDHVVWLPLNSAGGGVLSDTGVTPGRLVRVGPAATAGHGIAGPDDVPEVRA